In Deltaproteobacteria bacterium, one genomic interval encodes:
- a CDS encoding DUF4337 domain-containing protein, translated as MAEEKKEKWLNYLALTTVILAVCATLSTFRGGSFSTRSVLSQSQAANQWAYFQSKSIKGYLYELQKEKLELELKALEPRSSQTLNDAYSSKIEFYTKKLNKYTKEKAAIEKEARNFEAIRDAAQKHSQAFGVAVIYLQIAILLSSIAALMKKKPVWILGSVIGAWGIINFLNGFWLFM; from the coding sequence ATGGCGGAAGAAAAAAAGGAAAAATGGCTCAATTACCTGGCCCTGACCACGGTCATCCTGGCCGTATGTGCCACCTTATCGACTTTTAGAGGCGGCAGTTTTTCGACCCGTTCGGTCCTGAGTCAATCGCAGGCCGCCAACCAGTGGGCCTACTTTCAGTCCAAGAGCATCAAAGGGTATCTCTATGAACTTCAAAAAGAAAAATTGGAGCTCGAGTTGAAAGCCCTCGAACCCAGGTCCTCCCAGACCCTGAATGATGCTTATAGCAGTAAGATAGAATTTTATACCAAAAAGTTAAATAAATACACCAAAGAAAAGGCGGCCATTGAAAAAGAGGCCCGAAATTTTGAAGCCATCCGGGATGCCGCCCAGAAGCATTCCCAGGCCTTTGGGGTAGCCGTCATTTATCTCCAGATTGCCATTCTACTCTCCTCCATAGCTGCTTTAATGAAGAAAAAACCGGTCTGGATCCTTGGGTCGGTCATCGGGGCCTGGGGGATAATTAACTTTTTGAATGGCTTTTGGCTTTTTATGTAA